GTGCCGGTGAGCCGCGCGATGTGGCTGTGCAACGCGTACGTCGGCTCGAACACCGCAGCGGTTCGCCCCGCGCCTCCGTACGTGAGGAGCAGCACTTGCAGCACCTCGTTGGATCCATTGGCCACGAACACCTGCTCGGGACCGACCTCGTGCAGCTTGCCGATCGCCGTGCGCAAGCCGGTGGCCTCGCGGTCGGGGTAGCGGTGCCAGTCGAGAGCGCGGATCCCCGCCGTGAGCTCGTCGACGAACGCCGCGGGTGGCTGGAACGGCGATTCGTTGGTGTTGAGCCGCACGTCGACCGCGACTTGTGGAGAGTGGTAGCCCTCCATCAACGCGACGTCGTCGCGCGGCGCGACCCTCGGTGTCGACCCAGCCATGGCAGTCGGCTTCGATCCGGAGGCGCTCACGCGCGGACCCTCCGCGCCACGGACTCGGCGTGCGCCACCAACCCCTCGGCCTCGGCCAGCGTCTCGATGGTGGGAGCGAGCGCGTCGAGGGCCGGCCGGTCGACGCCGACCACGTGGACCTCCTTGAGGAAGTCGCGGACCGACAGCGCGGAGCCGAACCGCGCCGTGCGGGCGGTGGGGAGCACGTGGCTGGGGCCAGCCGCGTAGTCGCCCACCGACGACGGGGTCCATGGCCCGCAGAAGATCGCGCCTGCGTGGCGGATCGCCCGCACGAGCCGTGCGGGCTCCGCGGTGAGGATCTCGAGGTGCTCCGCGGCCACGACGTTGGCGACGTCGCAGGCTTGCTCGGGCCCGTCGCACAGCACGAGGTAACCGCCTTGCGCGAAGTTCGCCTCGATGTCACCGCGCCGCGGCGCCGCGGCGACTTGGCGCTCCACTTCTCGTTCCACCGAGTCGGCGACGTCGGGCGACCAGGTGACGACCCACGACTGCCCCACCGGACCGTGCTCGGCCTGGAGGATGATGTCGACCGCGACGTACTCGACCCGCGCGGTCTCGTCCGCGAGCACCACGATCTCCGACGGGCCCGCGAACGCGGAAGGGACGCCCACGAGGCCGCGGCCGGCGACCTCGCGCTGGGCGGTGGCGACGTACACGTTGCCCGGCCCGGCGATCACGTCGACCGGGCGGCACGACTCGGTGCCGAACGCCAGCATGGCCACGGCTTGCACGCCGCCCACGCGGTACACCTCGTCGACCCCCACGATGGCGGCGGCGGCCAGCGTGATGGCGGGGATCTCGCCGTCGGGGCCGGGCGGTGAGCACAGCGCGACCGACCCGGCACCCGCGACGCTCGCCACCCCGGCGGTGTGGATCACGCTCGACGGGTAGCGCGCTCGGCCACCCGGCACATAGACCCCCGCACGCTCGACGGGACGGAACACGGTGTCGACCCGGACGGTGCCGCCGCCTTCGCGCCGCTCGTACGTCGAAGGGGAAGCGGTCGCGGCCAACGCGTGGCGGTGGAAGTCAGCCACGGCGCCGGCGGCCGCTTCGAGCGCGGCTCGGAGATCGGGATCGATCGACGCGAGGGCCGCGTCGATCTGAGCTGCGGGAACCCGCACGTCGGCGATCGCGGCACCGTCGAATTGCTTCGTGTAGGCCCGCACGGCCGCGTCGCCCTCGACTCGCACTCGGTCGAGCACCTCGCGGACCACCTCGACCGGGCCCGACGCGTCGGCCTTCGGCGCAGGAAGCAGTTCCGCGAGGCCGCGGGTCACGCCTCGGACGTCGATGCGGGTGAGCACGTGGTGAGGCTACCGGTCGCCCGTACCCACCCCGGAAGGGTTAACTGGCCCGATGTCGCCGCCCGACCCCCGCGTCCAGATGTCGGCCATGTCGAGCGTGATCGACGACCTCAGCGCCCGGGTCGCCGAGCTCGCCAAGTCGCTCGAGAGCCCCGAGACCGAGCACATCGCCGCCACCATCTACGAGGTGGAACGGTCGCTCCGCACCGCCAGGCGATCGCTGGTTCGCGCGGAGCGCGCGCTGGGATGAACGCGGTGCGAGAGATTCGCCACAAATCTCAAAAGTTCCCGACTTTCTTATCCCCACCAGACCCGAGTCTGAGTAACGTGAGCAACAGACCAGGTACCCGCCACCTGGTTCTGGGGTGACTCAGGGATCCGCCGCCCGAGTCACCAGTGACGGCGCCCCTCGTGGGCGCCGTCACTTGTTTTCGGCCGGACCGCCAGCGCGTCCGCCGGTGGGGCGAATCATCCCGCGAACGCCGACGGGCAGAAGTCCTGTAGCACGCATTCCGCGCACTTGGGACGGCGCGCGATGCACACACGCCGGCCGTGCAAGATCACCCGCAAGCTGAAGACCCCGCGCTCGTCCGCCGGCACCATCGGGTTGAGTTCGTACTCGATCTTCACCGGGTCGGTCTCGGCGATCAGCCCCAGCAAGCGGCACACCCGCTGCACGTGCGTGTCGACGGGGAGCCCCGGGAGCCCCATCGCCACTGAACGGACCACGTTGGCGGTCTTGCGGCCCACGCCCGGCAAGGCGACGAGGTCGGCCATGGCTTCGGGCACCTGCCCGTCAAACCGCTCGACCAGCGCGTTCGCCATGCCCAGCAAGCTCTTCGTCTTGTTCTTGTAGAAGCCGGTCGACTGCACGATCCGCTCCACATCCGCGGGATCGGCTGCCGCCAACTCCAGGGCCGACGGGTAACGGGCGAACAGCTCCGGCGTCACCGCGTTCACCCGTACGTCGGTGGTCTGTGCCGACAAGATCGTGGCGACCAGCAGCTCGAACGGGTTGCGGTGGTCGAGCTCGCACAGCGCGACGGCATCGCCTGGATACTCGTCGGCCAGCCGCTCATGGGTGAGGCGGGCTCGGCCCTTGGGCGATCGGGGACGTCGGGTGGCTGCCATCGCCGGAACGGTACCGGGGCCGGCGCCGGGTCGAACTACGGTGCCGTCGATGGCCGGGTCCGAGCGCTCGTGGGTGGTCAGCGGGCCCGACGCGGCCACCGACGCCGAGGCGCTGGCGCGCGGCTTGCACCACCGGCGCGACTTGTATCAGCTCCGCGTCCCGCTGCCGCTGGTCGACGCCGCGCCGGCGGTGGCCACTCGGGCGCTGCGGCCCGGGACCGCCGACGAGGGGGCGTGGATCCAGGTCAACAACCGCGCCTTCGCCGACCACCCCGACCAGAGCGACTACACGATCGAACGGCTCCACGCCCGCATGGCCGAGCCCTGGTTCGACCCCGAGGGCTTCCTCCTCCACGAGCGGGACGGGCAGCTCGCGGCGTTCTGCTGGACCAAGGTCCATCCCGCCGCCGCGCCCGACCCCGTCTTGGGGGAGATATTCGTGATCGCCGTCGACCCCGCGTTCCAAGGGCTCGGGCTCGGCCGGTCGATGACGGTGGCCGGCCTCGACTGGCTCCACCACCACGGCATCGACACCGCCATGTTGTACGTCGACGCGGTGAACACCCCGGCCGTGAAGCTCTACGCGTCGCTCGGCTTCACCCACCACCACACCGACCGCGTCTACTCCTGACCCGCTCCCGACCCGCCTCCCCCGGCGGACCCCACAAACCCCTGCTGTGAGCACTTGGCCACCTGTGGCGTGGGTTTCTGCTCACAGCAGCGAGGTTTTCGGGCGGGATTTCGGGGCGGGGTCGGTCAAGCGTCGAGGCTGAAGGGCGGGTACTCGTCGACCAGGAGGTACTGGTACGCGGTGAAGCGCTGTTCCAGCCGCAGCGCACGGACCAGGAAGCTGCGCATGCCGTCGGGCCACTGACCAGTGAACAGCACCACGAACCAGCCGATGACCGCGACCACTGCGGCGCCGATCCCCACCACCGCCGCCATGAACGCAGCCGGGATCGCCCAGATGATCCGCAGCGCGCAGGTGAGACGATTCCGTTCGGTGGGCCGTGACACGGCGAACAGCGCCGGCTCGCTGCCGGGGTCCTGCTCGCCGCTGTCGAGCTGGAACGGCGGGTACTTCGCGTGCAGGAACAGCGCGTACGTCGACGCGCGCCACTCCCAACGCATCACCCCGACCGAGAAGTCCCACAGGCCCTCGGGATATCGGCCCGTGAACAAGATCGCGAACCAGGCGATGATCGCCACCACCTGAAGGGCCGCGCGCAGCACGTACAAGATGGCGAAGTGCGGGATCGCGGCGATCCACTGCAGCACGCGCCACCGGTCGAGCTGGGCGGGGGTGACGACCTCCGCCTGCACCGGGTAGCCCGCTGGGTCGAACGCGGCCGGAGCCGCCGACGTTGGTTCCATGACGCGAACCGTATCGACGTGGCCGCGGCCGTGCGATGGTTCTCACACCCCGCGCCGAGCCGACCACCTCAGCGCGCCCACCCCCTCCACCTCCGGGTCGCCGCGTCGCGAGGCGCGCGGTGCCGGGGGTCAGTGCACGTTGATGCCGATGAGGTGGCCGATGCCCCACGTGGTCGCGGCGGCCACGGCGGTCAACAGGAGTTGGCGAGCCGCGGTGCGATACGGCGACCGGTTCGTGAAGCGGGCGATCAAGAACCCGAGCGCCACCGACGCCACGACCGCCAGGGCCACCGAAGCGACGATGGGCGCGGTGCCTTCGGCGAACAGCCAAGGCACCAACGGGATGAGCCCGCCGAGCGCAAAGGCCAACAGCGAGGCGAGCGCGGCAGACTTCGGCGAGCCCAGCCGCGTCGGGTCGATGCCGAGCTCTTCGCGCGCATGGGTCTGGAGTGCGACTTCGGGATCGGCCATCAGCTCGGTTGCCATGGCGAGGGCACGGTCGGGACGGACGCCACGCGACTCGTAGATGCGGGCCAGCTCGGCCCGCTCGACGTTGGGGTTCCGGCGCAGCTCCACGCGCTCGATCGCCAGCTCGCGTTCGAGCAACTCGGACTGCACGCGCATCGAGTTGTACTCGCCCGCCGCCATCGACAGGGCGCCGGCGATCAGGCCAGCCAGGCCGGCGAGGCGGACGTAACCGCCGTACGCCTGCCCCCCGGCGACGCCCAAGATCAGCGACACGTTGGTGACCAGCCCGTCGCTCACCCCGAACACGGCGGCACGCGCCGCGCCGCCGCGGACATCACGGTGGTGATGCTCCCTCGACGGCGGGGACGGGGCACGGTGTCGCACCGCGGATGGCATGCCGCGACGGTAAGCCGCGCCGCTCGTTCCGTTCCACGAAGGAAGGTGACCCCGTAGCCTGGGGCAGGCATGCCGGATCCCGTGAAGCAGCCCTCAGCCCCGCTGGTCACCGCGCGCTACGAGGGCCCCACCCGATTCGAGGTCAACCGTGACGCCCTGGCCGGGTTGCTGGCCGGCGAGCCTCGTTACCGGGTCGACCAGGTCTGGCAGGCCATCCACGCCGGACGGGAACCCGCCGAGATCACCAACGTCCCGAAAGCGCTGCGCGCCCGGCTCGACCAGCAGCTGCCGGCCGGGCTGCGCATCGCGGATGAGCAGGCCGCCGACGCCGGCGAGACCGTCAAGTGGCTGTACGAGCTGCGCGACGGGAAGTTCATCGAATCGGTGCTCATGCACTACACCGACCGCTCGACCGTGTGCGTCTCGAGCCAGGCGGGTTGCGCCATGGCCTGCTCGTTCTGCGCGACAGGTCAGGGCGGCTTCGACCGCCACCTCACCTCGGGCGAGATCGTGGAGCAGGTCGTGCGCGCCGCGCGGCGTTGCCGTGACGCTGGCCGCCGCCTCGACAACGTCGTGTTGATGGGCGGTGGTGAGCCGCTCGCGAACTTCGACAACGTGTGGCGCGCGATCGAGCGGATGCACGCCGACCTCGGGTTGTCCGCCCGGCATCTCACGGTCTCGACCGTGGGCATCGTGCCCGGGATCGCCCGCTTGGCGGCCGCTCCCCTGCCGGTCAACCTCGCCGTCTCCCTCCACGCCGCCAACGACGAGCTGCGCGACGAGTTGGTGCCGATCAACCGTCGCTATCCGCTCCGCCGGCTCGCAGCGGCATGCCACGAGTACTTGGCCGTCCGGAACCGGCGGCTGTCGTTCGAGTGGGCGCTGATCGACGGCGTGAACGACCGCGAACGCGACGCAGCGGAGCTCGCCGCCTTCGCCCGCCCGTTGCGGGCGCACGTCAACTTGATCCCGCTCAACCCGACGCCCGGCTACGGCGTGTCGGGCACCCCGCCCGTGCGGGTCGCAGCGTTCCGCGACGAGCTGCGCGAGCGAGGCGTGAACGCCACCGTGCGCCAGACGCGAGGCCGCT
This region of Acidimicrobiales bacterium genomic DNA includes:
- a CDS encoding VIT1/CCC1 transporter family protein gives rise to the protein MPSAVRHRAPSPPSREHHHRDVRGGAARAAVFGVSDGLVTNVSLILGVAGGQAYGGYVRLAGLAGLIAGALSMAAGEYNSMRVQSELLERELAIERVELRRNPNVERAELARIYESRGVRPDRALAMATELMADPEVALQTHAREELGIDPTRLGSPKSAALASLLAFALGGLIPLVPWLFAEGTAPIVASVALAVVASVALGFLIARFTNRSPYRTAARQLLLTAVAAATTWGIGHLIGINVH
- the nth gene encoding endonuclease III — encoded protein: MAATRRPRSPKGRARLTHERLADEYPGDAVALCELDHRNPFELLVATILSAQTTDVRVNAVTPELFARYPSALELAAADPADVERIVQSTGFYKNKTKSLLGMANALVERFDGQVPEAMADLVALPGVGRKTANVVRSVAMGLPGLPVDTHVQRVCRLLGLIAETDPVKIEYELNPMVPADERGVFSLRVILHGRRVCIARRPKCAECVLQDFCPSAFAG
- the mshD gene encoding mycothiol synthase, with product MAGSERSWVVSGPDAATDAEALARGLHHRRDLYQLRVPLPLVDAAPAVATRALRPGTADEGAWIQVNNRAFADHPDQSDYTIERLHARMAEPWFDPEGFLLHERDGQLAAFCWTKVHPAAAPDPVLGEIFVIAVDPAFQGLGLGRSMTVAGLDWLHHHGIDTAMLYVDAVNTPAVKLYASLGFTHHHTDRVYS
- the rlmN gene encoding 23S rRNA (adenine(2503)-C(2))-methyltransferase RlmN, coding for MPDPVKQPSAPLVTARYEGPTRFEVNRDALAGLLAGEPRYRVDQVWQAIHAGREPAEITNVPKALRARLDQQLPAGLRIADEQAADAGETVKWLYELRDGKFIESVLMHYTDRSTVCVSSQAGCAMACSFCATGQGGFDRHLTSGEIVEQVVRAARRCRDAGRRLDNVVLMGGGEPLANFDNVWRAIERMHADLGLSARHLTVSTVGIVPGIARLAAAPLPVNLAVSLHAANDELRDELVPINRRYPLRRLAAACHEYLAVRNRRLSFEWALIDGVNDRERDAAELAAFARPLRAHVNLIPLNPTPGYGVSGTPPVRVAAFRDELRERGVNATVRQTRGRSIDAACGQLRANHTIAVAAPARRA
- the hisD gene encoding histidinol dehydrogenase; amino-acid sequence: MLTRIDVRGVTRGLAELLPAPKADASGPVEVVREVLDRVRVEGDAAVRAYTKQFDGAAIADVRVPAAQIDAALASIDPDLRAALEAAAGAVADFHRHALAATASPSTYERREGGGTVRVDTVFRPVERAGVYVPGGRARYPSSVIHTAGVASVAGAGSVALCSPPGPDGEIPAITLAAAAIVGVDEVYRVGGVQAVAMLAFGTESCRPVDVIAGPGNVYVATAQREVAGRGLVGVPSAFAGPSEIVVLADETARVEYVAVDIILQAEHGPVGQSWVVTWSPDVADSVEREVERQVAAAPRRGDIEANFAQGGYLVLCDGPEQACDVANVVAAEHLEILTAEPARLVRAIRHAGAIFCGPWTPSSVGDYAAGPSHVLPTARTARFGSALSVRDFLKEVHVVGVDRPALDALAPTIETLAEAEGLVAHAESVARRVRA
- a CDS encoding DUF4389 domain-containing protein, which produces MEPTSAAPAAFDPAGYPVQAEVVTPAQLDRWRVLQWIAAIPHFAILYVLRAALQVVAIIAWFAILFTGRYPEGLWDFSVGVMRWEWRASTYALFLHAKYPPFQLDSGEQDPGSEPALFAVSRPTERNRLTCALRIIWAIPAAFMAAVVGIGAAVVAVIGWFVVLFTGQWPDGMRSFLVRALRLEQRFTAYQYLLVDEYPPFSLDA